One window of Microbacterium sediminis genomic DNA carries:
- a CDS encoding cytidine deaminase, producing MDIDWDELRAVATDMLEHAYVPYSHYPVGAAALVTDGRIVSGCNVENASYGLGLCAECGLVSNLAATGGGQLVAFVCVNKDGDIIMPCGRCRQLLYEFSVPGMLCWTVAGIRTIDEVLPDAFGPRDLEAVR from the coding sequence ATGGACATCGACTGGGACGAGCTGCGCGCCGTCGCGACCGACATGCTCGAGCACGCCTACGTGCCGTATTCGCACTACCCCGTGGGCGCCGCCGCGCTCGTGACCGACGGCCGCATCGTGTCGGGCTGCAACGTCGAGAACGCCTCGTACGGCCTCGGCCTGTGCGCGGAGTGCGGCCTGGTGTCGAACCTGGCGGCGACCGGCGGCGGGCAGCTCGTGGCGTTCGTGTGCGTCAACAAGGACGGCGACATCATCATGCCGTGCGGCCGCTGCCGCCAGCTGCTGTACGAGTTCTCGGTGCCGGGCATGCTGTGCTGGACGGTGGCCGGCATCCGCACGATCGACGAGGTGCTGCCCGACGCGTTCGGTCCGCGCGACCTGGAAGCCGTGCGGTGA
- a CDS encoding thymidine phosphorylase yields the protein MTEPFDAVDVIRAKRDGGEVPEAALRWMIDAYTRGYVADAQMSAFAMAVLLRGMTREEIRVMTDAMIASGERMSFAGLGKRTADKHSTGGVGDKITLPLAPLVAAFGVAVPQLSGRGLGHTGGTLDKLESIPGWRAALSNDELMAQLRDVGAVICAAGAGLAPADKKLYALRDVTGTVEAIPLIASSIMSKKIAEGTEALVLDVKFGSGAFMKDPAAARELARTMVALGEDSGVRTTALLTDMSTPLGLAIGNANEVRESVEVLAGGGPADVVELTVALAREMLALAGLPDADPAAALADGRAMDAWRAMIAAQGGDPDAALPAPRETHTVTAARDGVVSRLDAYTFGVAAWRLGAGRARAEDPVVHAAGIDLHAKPGDRVAAGQPLFTLGADDASRFARAIEALEGAYEIAAEAPEPRPLIAERIAA from the coding sequence GTGACCGAGCCGTTCGACGCCGTCGACGTCATCCGCGCCAAGCGCGACGGCGGCGAGGTGCCCGAGGCCGCGCTGCGCTGGATGATCGACGCCTACACGCGCGGCTACGTCGCCGACGCGCAGATGTCGGCGTTCGCGATGGCGGTGCTCCTGCGCGGCATGACGCGCGAGGAGATCCGCGTGATGACGGACGCGATGATCGCCTCGGGGGAGCGGATGTCGTTCGCCGGCCTCGGCAAGCGCACCGCCGACAAGCACTCCACGGGCGGCGTGGGCGACAAGATCACGCTGCCGCTCGCGCCCCTGGTCGCCGCGTTCGGCGTGGCGGTGCCGCAGCTGTCGGGGCGCGGGCTCGGGCACACCGGGGGCACGCTCGACAAGCTCGAGTCGATCCCGGGGTGGCGGGCGGCGCTGTCGAACGACGAGCTCATGGCGCAGCTGCGCGACGTGGGCGCGGTGATCTGCGCCGCGGGAGCCGGCCTCGCCCCGGCCGACAAGAAGCTCTACGCCCTGCGCGACGTGACCGGCACGGTCGAGGCGATCCCGCTGATCGCCTCGAGCATCATGTCGAAGAAGATCGCGGAGGGCACCGAGGCCCTCGTGCTCGACGTCAAGTTCGGCTCCGGCGCGTTCATGAAGGACCCGGCCGCCGCGCGCGAGCTCGCGCGCACGATGGTCGCGCTCGGCGAGGACTCGGGCGTGCGCACCACCGCGCTGCTCACCGACATGAGCACCCCGCTCGGGCTCGCCATCGGCAACGCCAACGAGGTGCGCGAGTCGGTCGAGGTGCTCGCGGGCGGCGGGCCGGCCGACGTCGTCGAGCTCACGGTCGCGCTCGCGCGCGAGATGCTCGCGCTCGCAGGGCTGCCCGACGCCGACCCGGCCGCGGCGCTCGCGGACGGCCGCGCGATGGACGCGTGGCGGGCGATGATCGCGGCCCAGGGCGGCGATCCGGACGCGGCGCTGCCCGCCCCGCGCGAGACCCACACGGTCACGGCCGCGCGCGACGGCGTCGTCTCGCGGCTGGACGCCTACACGTTCGGCGTCGCCGCGTGGCGGCTCGGGGCCGGTCGCGCCCGCGCCGAGGATCCCGTGGTGCACGCCGCCGGCATCGACCTGCACGCCAAGCCGGGCGACCGCGTGGCGGCGGGACAGCCGCTGTTCACCCTCGGCGCCGACGACGCTTCGCGGTTCGCCCGCGCGATCGAGGCGCTCGAGGGTGCCTACGAGATCGCTGCCGAGGCGCCGGAACCCCGGCCGCTCATCGCCGAGAGGATCGCCGCGTGA
- a CDS encoding adenosine deaminase, with amino-acid sequence MSDAIRALPKVSLHDHLDGGLRPQTLLELGARVGLELPASDPASLGDWFLAACTSGSLPEYLTTFDLTLAVMQTRDGLERVAREFVEDLAADGVVYGEVRWAPELHQGAGLTLEEAVAAVADGFAQGERAVALAGGRIRVRQLITAMRQNDRSAEIARLAIASRDAGVVGFDLAGPEDGFLPSRHAEAFAILAEALFPVTVHAGEAAGVDSIRSALVDGRALRLGHGVRIADDLEVPGGRAGAARRGATDAADVRLGELAAWVRDRRIPLELSPSSNVQTAGFADWGAEIADHPIDLLRRLGFAVTVNTDNRLMSRTSLTRELTLLADAFGYGLGDLERLQVTAAEAAFLPLAEREELVARVRDGFRS; translated from the coding sequence GTGAGCGACGCGATCCGGGCGCTGCCCAAGGTGTCGCTGCACGATCACCTCGACGGCGGCCTGCGCCCGCAGACGCTCCTCGAGCTCGGCGCCCGCGTGGGCCTCGAGCTGCCGGCGAGCGACCCGGCCTCGCTCGGCGACTGGTTCCTCGCCGCGTGCACGTCGGGCTCGCTGCCCGAGTACCTCACGACCTTCGATCTGACGCTCGCCGTGATGCAGACGCGCGACGGGCTGGAGCGTGTGGCGCGCGAGTTCGTGGAGGATCTCGCCGCAGACGGCGTGGTGTACGGCGAGGTGCGCTGGGCGCCCGAGCTGCACCAGGGCGCCGGGCTCACCCTCGAGGAGGCCGTGGCCGCGGTGGCCGACGGTTTCGCGCAGGGGGAGCGGGCGGTCGCGCTCGCGGGCGGGCGCATCCGCGTGCGCCAGCTGATCACGGCGATGCGGCAGAACGACCGATCGGCCGAGATCGCGCGCCTGGCGATCGCCTCGCGCGACGCGGGCGTGGTCGGCTTCGACCTGGCCGGACCCGAGGACGGCTTCCTGCCGTCGAGGCACGCGGAGGCCTTCGCGATCCTGGCCGAGGCGCTGTTCCCCGTCACCGTTCACGCCGGCGAGGCCGCCGGTGTGGACTCCATCCGCTCGGCTCTCGTCGACGGTCGGGCGCTGCGCCTGGGCCACGGCGTGCGCATCGCCGACGACCTCGAGGTGCCCGGCGGGCGCGCGGGCGCGGCGCGGCGCGGGGCCACCGACGCCGCCGACGTGCGGCTGGGGGAGCTGGCCGCCTGGGTGCGCGATCGCCGCATCCCGCTCGAGCTGTCGCCGTCGTCGAACGTGCAGACCGCGGGCTTTGCCGACTGGGGCGCGGAGATCGCCGATCATCCGATCGATCTGCTGCGCCGCCTCGGCTTCGCCGTCACGGTCAACACCGACAACCGGCTCATGAGCCGCACCTCGCTCACGCGCGAGCTGACCCTGCTCGCCGACGCCTTCGGCTACGGGCTCGGCGACCTGGAGCGCCTGCAGGTGACGGCCGCCGAGGCCGCGTTCCTGCCGCTCGCTGAGCGCGAGGAGCTCGTCGCGCGCGTCCGGGACGGCTTCCGCAGCTGA
- a CDS encoding DUF4190 domain-containing protein produces MSNDNPTPPPSEPNGQPAYPGTPAGQPQPTYPPQASYPTPPPSYASQYPGGYPGAYGQPAGPGGEDPGKTMGIVGLVVSIAGLFILFVAPIAGIIVSAIARSRSSRAGFSNAPALWGIIVGAVMLVLNVIFVIVIIAVIAAIANAALCGELGPGVHEIAPGQEIVCS; encoded by the coding sequence ATGAGCAACGACAACCCGACCCCGCCGCCGTCGGAGCCGAACGGTCAGCCCGCCTACCCCGGCACGCCCGCCGGCCAGCCGCAGCCGACGTACCCGCCGCAGGCCTCGTACCCGACGCCGCCGCCGTCGTATGCATCTCAGTATCCCGGGGGATACCCCGGCGCGTACGGGCAGCCCGCCGGCCCGGGCGGCGAGGACCCCGGCAAGACGATGGGCATCGTCGGCCTCGTCGTGAGCATCGCCGGCCTGTTCATCCTGTTCGTGGCTCCGATCGCGGGCATCATCGTCTCGGCGATCGCCCGCAGCCGCTCGAGCCGGGCCGGCTTCTCGAACGCACCGGCGCTGTGGGGCATCATCGTCGGCGCCGTGATGCTCGTGCTCAACGTCATCTTCGTGATCGTCATCATCGCCGTGATCGCCGCGATCGCCAACGCGGCGCTCTGCGGCGAGCTCGGCCCCGGCGTGCACGAGATCGCCCCCGGCCAGGAGATCGTCTGCTCGTGA
- a CDS encoding mannitol-1-phosphate 5-dehydrogenase: protein MKAVHFGAGNIGRGFVGLLLHEGGYELVFSDVAAPLVDAINAADQYTVHEVGVGGRDHVVTGFRALNSAQDPDAVAAEVAAADVATTAVGPTVLRFIAPLLVAGLRRRDPGAAPLQVMACENAIGATDTLRGEMQAAAGDDWDELAARAVFANTAVDRIVPGQPDGAGIDVTVEPFFEWAIERAPFGDTPPNIPGAHFVDDLSPYIERKLFTVNTGHATAAYLGAQAGHEKIAEALADESVAAGVEAALEDTSRILVAKHEFAPEELAEYRATILDRFRNDALPDTVRRVGRQPLRKLSRHERFIGPAAEAAERGLPVDGLLAAVGAALAFDDPEDEQSVEMRRLLGELDAPEFVRRVSGLDADHPLYAGLVDVVAAAR from the coding sequence ATGAAGGCTGTGCACTTCGGCGCGGGCAACATCGGCCGCGGCTTCGTGGGGCTGCTGCTCCACGAAGGCGGGTACGAGCTCGTGTTCTCGGACGTTGCGGCACCGCTCGTCGACGCCATCAACGCGGCCGACCAGTACACCGTGCACGAGGTCGGAGTGGGCGGCCGCGATCACGTGGTCACGGGGTTCCGCGCGCTCAACAGCGCCCAGGACCCCGACGCGGTGGCCGCGGAGGTGGCGGCGGCGGACGTCGCCACCACCGCGGTCGGCCCGACGGTGCTGCGCTTCATCGCGCCGCTCCTCGTGGCCGGCCTGCGCCGCCGCGACCCGGGCGCCGCGCCGCTGCAGGTGATGGCGTGCGAGAACGCGATCGGCGCCACCGACACCCTGCGCGGCGAGATGCAGGCCGCGGCGGGCGACGACTGGGACGAGCTGGCCGCGCGCGCCGTGTTCGCGAACACGGCCGTCGACCGCATCGTGCCGGGACAGCCCGACGGCGCCGGGATCGACGTGACGGTCGAGCCGTTCTTCGAGTGGGCGATCGAGCGTGCGCCGTTCGGCGACACCCCGCCGAACATCCCCGGCGCGCACTTCGTCGACGACCTCAGCCCGTACATCGAGCGCAAGCTGTTCACGGTGAACACGGGGCACGCCACGGCGGCCTACCTCGGCGCCCAGGCGGGGCACGAGAAGATCGCCGAGGCCCTCGCCGACGAGTCGGTGGCCGCGGGGGTCGAGGCGGCGCTCGAGGACACCTCGCGCATCCTCGTGGCCAAGCACGAGTTCGCCCCCGAGGAGCTGGCGGAGTACCGCGCGACGATCCTCGACCGCTTCCGCAACGACGCCCTGCCCGACACCGTGCGGCGGGTCGGGCGCCAGCCGCTGCGCAAGCTGTCGCGCCACGAGCGGTTCATCGGCCCCGCCGCGGAGGCCGCCGAGCGCGGGCTCCCGGTCGACGGGCTCCTGGCCGCCGTGGGCGCCGCGCTCGCGTTCGACGACCCCGAGGACGAGCAGTCGGTCGAGATGCGCCGCCTGCTCGGCGAGCTCGACGCACCGGAGTTCGTCCGCCGCGTCTCGGGTCTGGACGCCGATCACCCGCTGTACGCGGGACTCGTGGACGTCGTCGCCGCAGCACGCTGA
- a CDS encoding PTS mannitol transporter subunit IICBA: MTDTAAAAKSPGTVRVGVQKFGTFLSGMIMPNIAAFIAWGLITALFIDTGWLGNSGPIPAWRWADSAMLGGGTASDGTEWIGLVSPIITYLLPLLIAFTGGNVVYGHRGGVVGAVAAFGVIIGAAGTVMFLGAMVAGPVAALILKQVEKLWAGKVRAGFEMLVDNFSAGFVAFFTALAAFFWLAPAMKWLTDLLGAVVGWLVDTGLIPLASIIVEPAKVLFLNNAINHGVFTPIGSEQATETGRSLLFLVEANPGPGAGLLLAIALFGVGAARATAPGAWIIQFLGGIHEVYFPYVLAKPILLLGLIAGGATGVLTNVIFQSGLVAPASPGSIFAVLIQTAPGSHLGVILSVILSAGVTFLVSMLFLLGSRKRDLAAEAAGADGFASAVAQTEANKGRKSSVLGGLVAGGTATATKTIQKVVFACDAGMGSSAMGASVLRNKFKAAGIEGVTVTNKAIAALDGTADLVVTQQQLTERAQQREQSALHVSVDNFMNSPRYDEITRMLLEQQQGGAAEPVAAEAAPAAPAATDSVLAPERVRIHAGSVSRDEALREAADMLQAAGAVTGAYYDAMLAREQTVSTYMGNELAIPHGTNEAKDAVLASALTVVRYDGGVDWDGETATFVVGIAGKGDEHLSLLSNVATLFSDDEQIAKLKAAATPEELYALLQTVNEG; the protein is encoded by the coding sequence ATGACTGACACAGCAGCCGCGGCGAAGTCGCCCGGCACGGTCCGCGTGGGCGTGCAGAAGTTCGGCACGTTCCTCTCGGGCATGATCATGCCCAACATCGCGGCGTTCATCGCGTGGGGCCTCATCACGGCCCTGTTCATCGACACCGGCTGGCTCGGCAACAGCGGCCCGATCCCGGCGTGGCGCTGGGCCGACTCGGCGATGCTCGGCGGCGGCACCGCCTCCGACGGCACCGAGTGGATCGGTCTCGTCAGCCCGATCATCACGTACCTGCTGCCCCTGCTGATCGCCTTCACCGGCGGCAACGTGGTCTACGGTCACCGCGGTGGCGTGGTCGGTGCCGTGGCCGCGTTCGGCGTGATCATCGGCGCCGCCGGCACCGTGATGTTCCTCGGCGCCATGGTCGCCGGCCCCGTCGCGGCGCTGATCCTCAAGCAGGTCGAGAAGCTGTGGGCGGGCAAGGTCCGGGCCGGCTTCGAGATGCTCGTGGACAACTTCTCCGCGGGCTTCGTGGCCTTCTTCACCGCCCTGGCGGCGTTCTTCTGGCTCGCGCCGGCCATGAAGTGGCTCACCGACCTGCTCGGCGCCGTCGTCGGCTGGCTCGTGGACACGGGCCTCATCCCGCTCGCGAGCATCATCGTCGAGCCCGCCAAGGTGCTCTTCCTCAACAACGCGATCAACCACGGCGTGTTCACCCCGATCGGCAGCGAGCAGGCCACCGAGACCGGCCGCAGCCTGCTGTTCCTCGTCGAGGCCAACCCCGGCCCCGGCGCCGGCCTGCTCCTCGCGATCGCCCTGTTCGGCGTGGGCGCCGCCCGCGCGACGGCCCCCGGCGCCTGGATCATCCAGTTCCTCGGCGGCATCCACGAGGTGTACTTCCCGTACGTGCTCGCCAAGCCGATCCTGCTGCTCGGCCTCATCGCCGGTGGCGCCACGGGCGTGCTGACCAACGTGATCTTCCAGTCGGGCCTCGTCGCGCCGGCCTCCCCAGGGTCGATCTTCGCGGTGCTGATCCAGACCGCCCCCGGCAGCCACCTCGGCGTGATCCTGTCGGTGATCCTCTCGGCGGGCGTGACGTTCCTCGTGAGCATGCTGTTCCTCCTCGGCAGCCGCAAGCGCGACCTCGCGGCCGAGGCCGCCGGCGCCGACGGCTTCGCCTCGGCGGTGGCCCAGACCGAGGCCAACAAGGGCCGCAAGTCGAGCGTGCTCGGCGGCCTCGTCGCCGGCGGCACCGCGACCGCCACCAAGACGATCCAGAAGGTCGTGTTCGCGTGCGACGCCGGCATGGGCTCGTCGGCCATGGGCGCGAGCGTGCTGCGCAACAAGTTCAAGGCCGCCGGCATCGAGGGCGTCACCGTCACCAACAAGGCGATCGCGGCGCTGGACGGCACCGCCGACCTCGTCGTCACGCAGCAGCAGCTGACCGAGCGCGCCCAGCAGCGCGAGCAGTCGGCCCTGCACGTCTCGGTGGACAACTTCATGAACTCGCCGCGCTACGACGAGATCACGCGCATGCTGCTCGAGCAGCAGCAGGGCGGCGCGGCCGAGCCCGTCGCGGCCGAGGCGGCACCCGCCGCCCCCGCCGCGACCGACAGCGTGCTCGCCCCCGAGCGCGTGCGCATCCACGCCGGATCGGTCTCGCGCGACGAGGCGCTGCGCGAGGCGGCCGACATGCTGCAGGCCGCCGGTGCGGTCACCGGCGCGTACTACGACGCCATGCTCGCCCGCGAGCAGACGGTGTCGACGTACATGGGCAACGAGCTGGCCATCCCGCACGGCACCAACGAGGCGAAGGACGCCGTGCTGGCGTCGGCGCTCACCGTGGTCCGCTACGACGGCGGCGTCGACTGGGACGGCGAGACGGCGACCTTCGTCGTCGGCATCGCCGGCAAGGGCGACGAGCACCTCTCGCTGCTGTCGAACGTCGCGACGCTGTTCTCGGACGACGAGCAGATCGCGAAGCTCAAGGCCGCGGCCACGCCGGAGGAGCTCTACGCCCTCCTGCAGACGGTGAACGAGGGCTGA
- the ptsP gene encoding phosphoenolpyruvate--protein phosphotransferase, which produces MTDIRGVGIGQGVAHGPIARMAPRLEAPSDARSTRTPDEEKADAARAVAAVAAELNARGERAGGAAQEVLEAQAMMAEDPTLEEQVGELIDEGRTAEYAVHTAFARFAQTLQEMGGYLGERAADLADVSQRVIAQLRGVPAPGVPELDHPFVLVADDLAPADTALLDLDKVLAVVTTEGGPTSHTAILAGDKGITAVVGTGEHPGLVDGATVLVDAAAGVVVLDPTAEQLAEADERVERRKAAAAAPVTPGELADGTAIPLLANLGNPDAAAEAVDLGAEGVGLFRTEFLFLSADEAPTVDAQRASYEKLLAAFPGKKVVVRVLDAGADKPLKFLTDGDEQNPALGLRGLRSLRAHEQILRDQLTALAQADAATDADLWVMAPMVSNVEEAQYFTELAHEHGLKTAGVMVEVPAAALLADAILQHTDFGSIGTNDLVQYTMAADRLLGTVSSFQDPWHPAVLRLIAEVGAAGARHGKPVGICGQAAADPLLAVVLVGLGATTLSMSPRSLVDVRAELKRHTLDDARRIAQAALATTDAGAAREAARAAIS; this is translated from the coding sequence ATGACCGACATCCGCGGTGTCGGCATCGGCCAGGGCGTGGCGCACGGGCCGATCGCCCGCATGGCGCCGCGGCTCGAGGCGCCCAGCGACGCCCGCAGCACCCGCACCCCCGACGAGGAGAAGGCCGACGCCGCGCGCGCCGTCGCCGCCGTCGCAGCCGAGCTGAACGCACGCGGTGAGCGGGCCGGCGGTGCCGCGCAGGAGGTGCTCGAGGCGCAGGCCATGATGGCCGAGGACCCGACGCTCGAGGAGCAGGTCGGCGAGCTCATCGACGAGGGCCGCACCGCCGAGTACGCGGTGCACACGGCGTTCGCCCGCTTCGCGCAGACGCTGCAGGAGATGGGCGGCTACCTCGGCGAGCGCGCCGCCGACCTCGCCGACGTCTCGCAGCGCGTCATCGCGCAGCTGCGGGGCGTCCCGGCCCCCGGCGTGCCCGAGCTCGACCACCCGTTCGTGCTCGTGGCCGACGACCTCGCCCCGGCCGACACCGCCCTGCTCGATCTGGACAAGGTGCTCGCGGTGGTCACCACCGAGGGCGGCCCCACGTCGCACACGGCGATCCTCGCGGGCGACAAGGGCATCACGGCCGTGGTCGGCACGGGCGAGCACCCCGGCCTCGTCGACGGCGCGACGGTGCTCGTCGACGCCGCCGCCGGCGTGGTCGTGCTCGACCCCACCGCGGAGCAGCTCGCGGAGGCCGACGAGCGCGTCGAGCGCCGCAAGGCCGCCGCCGCCGCGCCCGTCACCCCGGGCGAGCTGGCCGACGGCACGGCGATCCCGCTGCTGGCCAACCTCGGCAATCCCGACGCCGCCGCCGAGGCGGTGGACCTCGGCGCCGAGGGCGTGGGCCTGTTCCGCACGGAGTTCCTCTTCCTCAGCGCCGACGAGGCCCCCACGGTCGATGCCCAGCGCGCCTCGTACGAGAAGCTGCTCGCGGCGTTCCCCGGCAAGAAGGTCGTCGTGCGCGTGCTCGACGCCGGCGCCGACAAGCCGCTGAAGTTCCTCACCGACGGCGACGAGCAGAACCCGGCGCTCGGCCTGCGGGGCCTGCGCAGCCTGCGCGCGCACGAGCAGATCCTGCGCGACCAGCTCACCGCCCTCGCCCAGGCCGATGCCGCCACCGACGCCGACCTGTGGGTGATGGCCCCCATGGTCTCGAACGTCGAGGAGGCGCAGTACTTCACCGAGCTCGCGCACGAGCACGGCCTGAAGACGGCCGGGGTCATGGTCGAGGTGCCCGCCGCGGCCCTGCTGGCCGACGCGATCCTGCAGCACACGGACTTCGGCTCCATCGGCACCAACGACCTCGTGCAGTACACGATGGCCGCCGATCGCCTGCTCGGCACGGTGTCGTCCTTCCAGGACCCCTGGCACCCCGCCGTGCTGCGCCTGATCGCCGAGGTCGGCGCCGCCGGCGCCCGCCACGGCAAGCCCGTCGGCATCTGCGGCCAGGCGGCCGCCGATCCGCTGCTCGCGGTCGTGCTCGTGGGCCTCGGCGCCACGACCCTGTCGATGTCGCCGCGCTCGCTCGTCGATGTGCGCGCGGAGCTGAAGCGCCACACGCTCGACGACGCGCGCCGCATCGCGCAGGCCGCCCTGGCCACCACCGACGCCGGCGCCGCCCGCGAGGCCGCGCGCGCCGCCATCTCGTGA
- a CDS encoding HPr family phosphocarrier protein encodes MSTISRTVRIAASHGLHARPAKLFAQAAKDAGIPVTIAKGDGKPVNAASILGVIALGANTGDEVTLEVTGDDAEAVMDRLVTMLETDQDAE; translated from the coding sequence ATGAGCACCATCTCCCGTACCGTCCGCATCGCGGCATCGCACGGTCTGCACGCCCGGCCCGCGAAGCTCTTCGCGCAGGCCGCGAAGGACGCCGGAATCCCCGTCACGATCGCCAAGGGCGACGGCAAGCCCGTCAACGCGGCGAGCATCCTGGGCGTGATCGCCCTGGGCGCCAACACCGGCGACGAGGTCACGCTCGAGGTCACGGGCGACGACGCGGAGGCCGTGATGGACCGCCTCGTCACGATGCTCGAGACCGACCAGGACGCGGAGTGA
- a CDS encoding PTS sugar transporter subunit IIB, translating to MRILVVCGAGASSTFVALRLRRAAQAAGLGYAAFAGTEKSLPIDLDTADVVLIGPHLERSLEDIRALAAPRGVAVGVLPDDIFTDLDGARTLALARAVADQGADAASA from the coding sequence ATGAGGATCCTTGTGGTGTGCGGCGCGGGAGCGTCCAGCACGTTCGTCGCCCTTCGCCTCCGGCGCGCCGCGCAGGCCGCCGGACTCGGATACGCCGCCTTCGCCGGCACCGAGAAGTCGCTGCCGATCGATCTCGACACGGCCGACGTGGTGCTGATCGGCCCGCATCTCGAGCGCTCGCTCGAGGACATCCGCGCGCTCGCGGCGCCGCGGGGCGTGGCCGTGGGCGTGCTGCCCGACGACATCTTCACCGACCTCGACGGCGCCCGCACGCTCGCGCTGGCCCGCGCCGTCGCCGATCAGGGCGCCGACGCGGCGTCCGCCTGA
- a CDS encoding BglG family transcription antiterminator, which yields MTRRRQDRMLGILLRRGDWMTAATLADQLGVTPRSVRSYVTAVNARVPDGDAIESGPAGYRALPTAAAVLHAGTEPGTPRQRLHEIVRALLDADDGIDVHEMADRLHVSSATLESDLGRVRSLLSGPGPAAEGSGLALERQGSRLWLAGTELARRRFVSRLVHDEMDDGAFDLASLRRAADALAVPSAALGAFKADLVAALGRLGYFVNELAASDVVLHVAIAADRVAQGHALEAAHGDPDPTRERIADAIGELARTHFRAELGRGDRLHLAALVLTRIVVPGAQEEPGGANPDPAIEAAVSAAVSRAAAGYLVDIAHEDFVQRLALHVQNLVYRAREQAWSRNPLTRTLKATYPMIFDVAVSIAGELSETLGVPIRDDEIAYIAMHVGGRLERSRRAETTLTATIVCPGYYELHELLRSSVDRSLGRAIEVTTVETRVDVDWDAIGTDLVLTTIEPPVPSERIVRIQPFLTDADVERVTAVAARVRRTRRLGRLRAELARYFAPGAFVRGIDASGGEEGVIRHLGELLVAQGVVGDDYVESTIERERLSSTAFTETLAVPHALRMTATRTAIALAVAEQPIAWGDGRVNVVALVAFSESDREAFQTVFEQFVEVFGEPENAQRLIRRGTDLSSFLDELAAVIDG from the coding sequence ATGACCAGGCGCAGACAGGATCGGATGCTCGGCATCCTGCTGCGTCGCGGCGACTGGATGACGGCCGCGACGCTGGCCGATCAGCTCGGCGTCACGCCGCGCAGCGTGCGCTCCTACGTCACGGCCGTGAACGCGCGGGTGCCCGACGGCGACGCGATCGAGTCGGGCCCCGCCGGCTACCGCGCCCTGCCGACGGCGGCCGCCGTGCTGCACGCGGGCACCGAGCCGGGCACCCCGCGGCAGCGGCTGCACGAGATCGTGCGGGCGCTGCTCGATGCCGACGACGGCATCGACGTGCACGAGATGGCCGACCGCCTGCACGTGAGCTCGGCCACGCTCGAGTCCGACCTGGGGCGCGTGCGATCGCTGCTGAGCGGGCCGGGCCCCGCCGCCGAGGGATCGGGGCTCGCCCTCGAGCGCCAGGGGTCGCGGCTGTGGCTGGCGGGCACGGAGCTCGCGCGGCGGCGATTCGTGAGCCGCCTCGTGCACGACGAGATGGACGACGGCGCGTTCGACCTGGCCTCGCTGCGGCGGGCGGCCGATGCGCTGGCCGTGCCCTCGGCGGCGCTCGGCGCCTTCAAGGCCGACCTCGTGGCGGCGCTCGGCCGCCTCGGCTACTTCGTCAACGAGCTCGCCGCCTCCGACGTCGTGCTGCACGTCGCCATCGCCGCCGACCGGGTGGCGCAGGGCCACGCCCTCGAGGCCGCGCACGGCGACCCCGACCCGACCCGCGAGCGCATCGCCGACGCGATCGGCGAGCTGGCCCGCACGCACTTCCGTGCGGAGCTCGGCCGCGGCGACCGGCTGCACCTGGCCGCGCTCGTCCTCACGCGCATCGTCGTGCCCGGGGCGCAGGAGGAGCCGGGCGGCGCGAACCCGGACCCCGCGATCGAGGCCGCGGTGTCGGCGGCGGTCTCGCGCGCGGCGGCGGGGTATCTCGTCGACATCGCGCACGAGGACTTCGTGCAGCGCCTGGCCCTGCACGTGCAGAACCTGGTCTACCGCGCCCGCGAGCAGGCCTGGTCGCGCAACCCGCTGACGCGCACGCTGAAGGCGACCTACCCGATGATCTTCGACGTCGCCGTCTCGATCGCCGGCGAGCTGTCCGAGACGCTCGGCGTGCCGATCCGCGACGACGAGATCGCGTACATCGCCATGCACGTCGGCGGCCGCCTGGAGCGCAGCCGCCGCGCCGAGACCACGCTCACGGCGACGATCGTGTGCCCCGGGTACTACGAGCTGCACGAGCTGCTGCGTTCGAGCGTCGACCGCTCGCTCGGGCGGGCGATCGAGGTCACGACCGTCGAGACCCGCGTCGACGTGGACTGGGACGCGATCGGCACCGATCTCGTGCTCACGACGATCGAGCCGCCCGTCCCGTCCGAGCGCATCGTGCGCATCCAGCCCTTCCTCACCGACGCCGACGTGGAGCGCGTGACCGCCGTGGCCGCGCGCGTGCGCCGGACGCGGCGGCTGGGACGGCTGCGCGCCGAGCTGGCGCGGTACTTCGCGCCCGGGGCCTTCGTGCGGGGCATCGACGCGAGCGGCGGCGAGGAGGGCGTGATCCGGCACCTGGGGGAGCTGCTCGTGGCCCAGGGCGTGGTCGGCGACGACTACGTGGAGAGCACGATCGAGCGCGAGCGCCTCTCGTCCACGGCCTTCACCGAGACCCTCGCCGTGCCGCACGCGCTGCGCATGACCGCCACGCGCACGGCGATCGCGCTCGCGGTGGCCGAGCAGCCGATCGCCTGGGGCGACGGCCGCGTGAACGTCGTGGCGCTGGTGGCCTTCAGCGAGAGCGACCGCGAGGCGTTCCAGACCGTGTTCGAGCAGTTCGTGGAGGTGTTCGGCGAGCCCGAGAACGCGCAGCGCCTGATCCGCCGCGGCACCGACCTGTCGTCGTTCCTCGACGAGCTCGCGGCCGTCATCGACGGCTGA